The following proteins come from a genomic window of Selenomonadales bacterium:
- a CDS encoding transposase, with protein sequence MGTRGVVDRNQLFVPTSLEEYVAKDNFVRIIDATVDALDMAALGFAEPKGAGRPPYPARDLVKLYVYGFVNRITSSRRLEAETKRNLEVMWLLRGQSPDFRTIAEFRRKYPDALRHALKAAMSVMDV encoded by the coding sequence ATGGGTACACGGGGTGTGGTAGACCGCAATCAGCTGTTTGTGCCGACGTCGCTTGAGGAATACGTCGCCAAAGATAACTTTGTGCGGATCATCGACGCAACAGTAGACGCGCTAGATATGGCTGCACTCGGCTTTGCCGAACCAAAAGGAGCAGGCAGGCCACCCTATCCTGCGCGCGACCTTGTAAAGCTCTATGTGTATGGTTTCGTCAATCGCATTACTTCCTCGCGCAGACTCGAGGCCGAAACAAAGCGTAACCTTGAGGTTATGTGGCTGCTCCGGGGTCAGAGTCCAGATTTCAGAACCATTGCGGAGTTTCGCCGCAAGTATCCAGATGCCTTACGGCACGCATTGAAGGCGGCCATGTCCGTTATGGATGTGTAG